The following proteins are co-located in the Onychomys torridus chromosome 6, mOncTor1.1, whole genome shotgun sequence genome:
- the LOC118585126 gene encoding fatty acid-binding protein, intestinal, producing the protein MAFDGTWKVDRNENYDKFMEKMGVNVVKRKLAAHDNLKLTITQEGNKFTVKESSTFRNIDIVFELGVNFTYSLADGTELNGTWSLDGNKLIGKFKRVDNGNELIAVREISGGELIQTYTYEGVEAKRIFKKE; encoded by the exons ATGGCATTTGACGGCACTTGGAAAGTAGACCGGAATGAGAACTATGATAAGTTCATGGAGAAAATGG GCGTTAACGTGGTGAAAAGGAAGCTTGCAGCTCATGACAATTTGAAATTGACCATCacacaagaaggaaataaattcaCAGTCAAAGAATCAAGCACCTTTCGCAACATTGACATTGTGTTTGAACTTGGTGTCAACTTTACCTATAGTCTAGCAGATGGAACGGAACTCAAT GGGACCTGGAGCCTTGATGGAAATAAACTCATTGGAAAATTCAAACGTGTAGACAATGGAAATGAGCTGATTGCTGTCCGAGAAATTTCTGGTGGTGAACTCATCCAG ACCTACACATATGAAGGAGTCGAAGCCAAGCGGATCTTTAAGAAGGAATAA